A window of Micromonospora eburnea genomic DNA:
CGATGCACCGGGTTGGCGGTGCGCGCGTAGTCGAAGCCGATCACCGATCCGGGGCCGTTGACCGCGAGCACGACGACGAGGACCACCAGCAGCCCGTGCGGCGCACGTCCCGGCCAGGCCAGCACCACCGCCCAGATCGCGGCGGTGGCGGCGGTGATCGCGAAGACCAGCACCGAACGGTGGTACGAGTACCGGGCGCACAGGTGGGCGATCACCGGGCCGCAGAGCAGCATCACCACGGTCATCAGGGTGAGCAGGGCGGCCGCCGCGGTGGGCGAGAGTCCCTGCCCCTGCACCAGGAACGGGTAGCCCCAGAGCAGCGCGAAGACCGAGCCGGAGAACTGGGTGACGAAGTGGGTCCACAGGCCGAGGCGGGTGCCCGGCTGGGACCAGGCCTCGGCGAGCTGTCGGCGTACGCTGGCCAGGTCGGGGGCGACGGCGGTGCCGTGCCCGGTGTGCGGGATGTCCCGGACGGCGACGAGGACGAGCAGCAGCGCGGTGGCGCCGAGCCCCGCCGCGGTGAGGAACGCGGGCGTCCAGCCGGCGTGGTGCAGCAACGCCACCAGCGGGATCGCCGCGAGCACCGCGCCGAGTTGCCCGACGGTGCCGGTCAGCTGCACCAGCAGCGGGTTGCGCCGCCCGGGGAACCAGAACGCCACGATGCGCAGCACGCTGATGAAGGTCATCGCGTCGCCGAGGCCGACCAGTACGCGGGCGGCGACCGCGAGGCGGACGTCGGTGGCGACGGCGAAGCAGAGCTGACCGGCGACCATCAGCGCCCCGCCGGCCACCAGCAGCCGGCGGGAGCCGAACCGGTCGAGCAGCACCCCGACCGGCACCTGCATGGCCGCGTACACGGCGAGTTGGGCGACGGAGAAGGTCGCCAACGCGGAGGCGTTGATGTGGAAGCGGTCCGCCGCGTCCACCCCGGTGACGCCGAGCGTGCTGCGGTGGAAGACCGCGACGAGGTAGGCGGTGAGCGCCACCGCGTACACCAGGGCGGCGGGACGGCGCTTCATGCACCTATGCTGCGTCCCAGCTCGTGGGGGGTGCTCCGGCGCTACCCGGATCGTGGTCTGGGCCACTCCGGGTCAGCCGGTTCGCAGGG
This region includes:
- a CDS encoding MFS transporter; translation: MKRRPAALVYAVALTAYLVAVFHRSTLGVTGVDAADRFHINASALATFSVAQLAVYAAMQVPVGVLLDRFGSRRLLVAGGALMVAGQLCFAVATDVRLAVAARVLVGLGDAMTFISVLRIVAFWFPGRRNPLLVQLTGTVGQLGAVLAAIPLVALLHHAGWTPAFLTAAGLGATALLLVLVAVRDIPHTGHGTAVAPDLASVRRQLAEAWSQPGTRLGLWTHFVTQFSGSVFALLWGYPFLVQGQGLSPTAAAALLTLMTVVMLLCGPVIAHLCARYSYHRSVLVFAITAATAAIWAVVLAWPGRAPHGLLVVLVVVLAVNGPGSVIGFDYARTANPVHRIGSATGIVNVGGFVASILLVLAVGVVLDLATPAGRSAPPLDAFRWAFAVQYLLWALGAVQVLRYRNAARRRYAAESAAGAVPAPAGT